A window of Phyllobacterium sp. T1293 contains these coding sequences:
- the infC gene encoding translation initiation factor IF-3 produces MRRPFRAQVVQKDGPRSNRDIRVPQVQLIDAEGENHGIVTIQAALAMADEAGLDLVEIVPNAEPPVCKIVDLGKLKYQGQKKAAEARKKQKTVEIKEIKMRPNIDTHDYDVKMKAIKRFFDEGDKVKVTLRFRGREMAHQELGMRLLDRVKEDTVDISKVEAEPRLEGRQMMMVLAPR; encoded by the coding sequence ATTCGCCGACCCTTTAGAGCACAGGTGGTCCAGAAAGATGGACCTCGTTCAAACCGTGATATCCGGGTACCCCAGGTACAGCTCATTGATGCCGAAGGTGAAAACCACGGTATCGTTACCATTCAGGCCGCGCTGGCCATGGCCGATGAGGCCGGACTCGATCTCGTCGAGATCGTGCCCAATGCCGAGCCGCCGGTGTGTAAGATTGTTGACCTTGGGAAACTGAAGTACCAGGGACAGAAGAAGGCTGCCGAGGCGCGCAAGAAGCAGAAGACGGTCGAAATCAAGGAAATCAAGATGCGGCCGAACATCGACACACATGATTATGATGTGAAGATGAAGGCTATCAAGCGCTTCTTCGATGAAGGTGATAAGGTCAAGGTGACATTGCGGTTCCGCGGTCGTGAAATGGCCCACCAGGAACTCGGAATGCGGCTGCTCGACCGGGTCAAGGAAGATACGGTTGATATTTCCAAGGTCGAGGCTGAGCCACGGCTTGAAGGCCGTCAGATGATGATGGTTCTGGCGCCGCGCTAA
- the rpmI gene encoding 50S ribosomal protein L35: protein MPKMKTKSAAKKRFKITGTGKIKAAAAGKRHGMIKRSNKFIRDARGTMVLADADAKIVKKFLPNGL, encoded by the coding sequence ATGCCCAAAATGAAGACCAAATCGGCTGCCAAGAAACGGTTCAAAATCACCGGAACTGGCAAAATCAAAGCCGCCGCCGCTGGCAAACGCCATGGCATGATCAAACGTTCGAACAAATTCATTCGTGACGCACGTGGCACAATGGTTCTCGCCGATGCCGATGCGAAAATCGTGAAGAAGTTCTTGCCCAACGGCCTTTAA
- the rplT gene encoding 50S ribosomal protein L20, which translates to MARVKRGVTSHAKHKKVLKQAEGFRGRRKNTIKTAKAAVDRSKQYAYRDRKNKKRTFRALWTQRINAAVREHGLTYSRFIDGLSKSGIEVDRKVLSDLAIHEPAAFGALVASAKKALEYLKNTTPNAFEGAVH; encoded by the coding sequence ATGGCACGTGTAAAACGGGGCGTTACGTCCCACGCCAAGCATAAAAAAGTTCTGAAGCAGGCTGAGGGTTTCCGCGGCCGCCGCAAGAATACCATCAAGACTGCAAAAGCTGCCGTCGATCGTTCAAAGCAGTACGCTTACCGCGACCGCAAGAACAAGAAGCGTACATTCCGCGCTCTGTGGACCCAGCGTATCAACGCTGCTGTTCGTGAGCATGGCCTGACATACAGCCGTTTCATCGACGGTCTGAGCAAGTCCGGTATCGAGGTTGACCGCAAGGTTCTGTCGGATCTCGCGATCCACGAGCCAGCAGCATTCGGCGCACTCGTGGCATCTGCCAAGAAGGCACTCGAATACCTCAAGAACACCACACCGAATGCTTTTGAAGGCGCTGTCCACTAA
- a CDS encoding ASCH domain-containing protein: MIELPEQYRDAQTFAFGDSPELADELLALVLSGRKIATCASLREYDESAETKPVVGRRDVVLDGAGNPAAVIETVEITYRRFEDVDEAFARDEGEGSATLAEWRRDHENYFKRNGGFSPDMELLCERFRLVEILRR; the protein is encoded by the coding sequence ATGATCGAGCTTCCTGAACAATACAGGGATGCCCAGACATTTGCCTTCGGGGATTCTCCGGAGCTTGCTGATGAATTGCTGGCTCTTGTGCTGTCGGGCAGGAAGATCGCGACTTGTGCATCACTGCGTGAATACGATGAGAGTGCCGAGACAAAGCCGGTGGTTGGCCGCCGGGATGTTGTGCTGGATGGCGCAGGCAATCCGGCGGCGGTCATTGAAACGGTAGAGATCACCTATCGCCGTTTTGAGGATGTCGACGAGGCTTTTGCGCGCGATGAGGGCGAAGGTTCTGCCACGCTTGCCGAGTGGCGGCGGGATCATGAGAACTACTTCAAACGCAATGGCGGGTTTTCGCCTGACATGGAACTTTTATGCGAGCGGTTTCGCCTTGTCGAAATCCTCAGACGTTGA
- a CDS encoding methyltransferase family protein, whose translation MTLTSPKDMARFQSRRRLALAIVILLILAALLTVRSAWTDGWTHEYIEDFGIGVIVLAILGRMWCTLYIGGRKSSEIVRLGPYSMSRNPLYVFSTLGAFGIGMMTGSLTVAFLLAVLCYIAFYFVIVAEEGYLESVFGETYLAYKREVPRFFPNIRLYREAEVLSVKSSMLYKTLADGLVFFISYPLLEFVEYLQSANILPILFRLY comes from the coding sequence ATGACGCTCACATCTCCAAAAGACATGGCCCGTTTTCAAAGCCGCCGCCGCCTGGCGCTGGCAATCGTCATTCTGTTGATCCTCGCTGCCCTTCTGACGGTTCGCTCCGCCTGGACTGATGGCTGGACGCACGAATACATAGAGGATTTCGGCATTGGGGTGATCGTTCTGGCGATCCTCGGGCGCATGTGGTGTACGTTGTATATCGGTGGGCGCAAGAGTTCGGAGATCGTTCGTCTCGGGCCGTACTCCATGAGTCGCAACCCGCTCTATGTGTTCAGCACACTCGGCGCTTTCGGCATTGGCATGATGACCGGCAGCCTGACCGTGGCATTTCTGCTGGCGGTCCTCTGTTATATCGCTTTTTACTTCGTCATTGTTGCCGAAGAGGGATATCTGGAGAGTGTTTTCGGCGAGACTTATCTTGCCTATAAGCGTGAAGTGCCGCGGTTCTTCCCCAATATCAGACTGTACCGGGAAGCAGAGGTTCTGAGCGTAAAGTCCTCCATGCTCTACAAGACATTGGCCGATGGGCTGGTCTTTTTCATTTCCTATCCTTTGCTCGAGTTCGTCGAATATCTGCAATCAGCCAATATTTTGCCTATTCTCTTCCGGTTGTATTGA
- the pheT gene encoding phenylalanine--tRNA ligase subunit beta encodes MKFTLSWLKDHLETEASLSEIVDTLTMIGLEVESLDDKAALKPFVIAKVLTAARHPDADKLQVLTVDTGDGKPLQVVCGAPNARAGLIGAFAAPGAYVPGIDVTLSVGKIRGVESHGMMCSERELQMSDEHNGIIDLPADAPVGTSFAAYAGLDDPIIEINLTPNRPDCTSIYGIARDLAAAGLGKLKSGAVEPVKGTGAASVSVTLDFGDRAPMCEGFALRTVKGVKNGPSPKWLQQRLIAIGLRPINALVDITNYMTFDRGRPLHVFDADKVKGNLTVRWAHEGETILGLNGKEYTLNPEIGVIADAEGVESLAGVLGGEHSGCDENTTNVVVESALWDAMNIARTGRNLGVITDARYRFERGVDPEFMVPGLELATHMILELCGGTPSAAEVVGYKGFTPKSVTFPAAEVKRLTGIEVPPQTSLDILTRLGFQPQGTGEVVDVLVPSWRPDVDGKADLVEEVMRIHGVNRIEPQPLQSHTTVNGKILTILQIRTRNAKRALASRGMMEAVTWSFISEEQAKLFGGGQPALKLANPIAADMSDMRPSLLPSLLAAAQRNADRGFNDLALFEVSGTYEGNTPETQRRVAAGIRRGTAKLDGSGRHWSGNASAVGVFDAKTDALAVLEACGAPVDKLQIESGGPAWYHPGRSGTIKLGPKVVLGTFGEFHPKTLETLDVSGALCGFEIYVDAIPEPKQKATRTKPPLALSDFQTVRRDFAFVVDRSVDAASIVRAALAGDKKLITGVQVFDLFEGPSLGADKKSVAIEVAIQPQERTLNDEDLDALTKRIVESVSKQTGGALRG; translated from the coding sequence ATGAAATTCACCCTCTCCTGGCTAAAAGATCATCTCGAAACCGAGGCTTCCCTCAGTGAGATTGTCGATACTCTGACCATGATTGGTCTTGAAGTGGAATCGCTGGATGACAAGGCGGCACTGAAGCCTTTTGTCATCGCCAAAGTGTTGACTGCTGCGCGGCATCCGGATGCGGATAAGCTGCAGGTGCTGACCGTTGATACGGGCGACGGCAAGCCGTTGCAGGTTGTCTGCGGTGCGCCCAATGCGCGTGCGGGGCTGATTGGTGCGTTTGCTGCGCCGGGTGCCTATGTTCCGGGTATTGATGTCACACTGTCTGTCGGCAAGATTCGCGGCGTGGAAAGCCACGGCATGATGTGCTCGGAACGCGAGCTGCAAATGTCTGATGAGCACAATGGCATTATCGATCTGCCTGCTGATGCGCCTGTCGGTACCAGCTTCGCTGCCTATGCCGGTCTTGATGACCCGATCATCGAGATCAATCTGACCCCGAACCGTCCCGATTGCACCAGCATTTATGGCATTGCCCGGGATCTGGCAGCGGCGGGTCTTGGCAAGCTCAAGAGTGGTGCCGTGGAGCCTGTCAAAGGCACTGGCGCTGCTTCGGTCAGTGTGACGCTCGATTTTGGTGATCGTGCGCCGATGTGCGAAGGCTTTGCCCTGCGCACCGTCAAAGGTGTCAAGAATGGTCCGAGCCCGAAATGGTTGCAGCAGCGGCTGATTGCCATTGGTCTGCGCCCGATCAATGCGCTTGTTGATATCACCAACTACATGACGTTCGATCGCGGCCGTCCGCTGCATGTGTTCGATGCCGACAAGGTCAAAGGCAATCTCACCGTGCGCTGGGCGCATGAAGGCGAGACGATCCTTGGTCTTAACGGCAAGGAATATACGCTGAACCCTGAAATCGGCGTTATCGCCGATGCGGAAGGTGTGGAGTCGCTTGCGGGTGTGCTCGGCGGCGAACATTCCGGCTGTGACGAGAACACAACCAATGTTGTGGTTGAATCCGCTCTTTGGGATGCGATGAATATTGCCCGTACAGGCCGTAATCTCGGTGTCATCACCGATGCGCGCTACCGGTTCGAACGCGGTGTTGATCCGGAATTCATGGTGCCCGGCCTCGAGCTAGCAACACATATGATCCTTGAACTGTGCGGCGGTACGCCGTCAGCCGCTGAGGTTGTCGGGTATAAGGGCTTCACGCCAAAGTCGGTTACGTTCCCGGCGGCGGAAGTGAAGCGTCTCACCGGCATCGAAGTGCCACCACAGACAAGCCTCGATATTCTCACCCGTCTCGGCTTTCAGCCCCAGGGTACCGGCGAGGTGGTCGATGTGCTGGTTCCATCGTGGCGTCCGGATGTGGATGGCAAGGCTGATCTGGTGGAAGAAGTCATGCGTATTCATGGCGTCAACCGTATTGAACCACAGCCACTGCAAAGCCATACGACAGTCAATGGCAAGATCCTGACGATCCTGCAAATCCGTACCCGCAATGCCAAGCGGGCGCTCGCCTCGCGCGGGATGATGGAAGCTGTTACGTGGTCATTCATTTCGGAGGAACAGGCAAAGCTGTTCGGCGGTGGTCAGCCAGCGTTGAAGCTTGCCAACCCGATTGCGGCAGACATGTCCGATATGCGGCCTTCGCTGCTGCCGAGCCTTCTGGCTGCTGCCCAGCGCAATGCCGACCGTGGCTTCAATGACCTCGCTCTGTTCGAGGTCTCTGGCACCTATGAGGGCAACACGCCGGAAACCCAGCGCCGCGTTGCTGCGGGTATACGCCGTGGCACAGCAAAGCTGGATGGTTCCGGCCGTCATTGGTCCGGCAATGCCTCGGCTGTTGGTGTGTTCGATGCCAAGACCGATGCCCTTGCCGTGCTTGAAGCTTGCGGTGCCCCTGTCGATAAGCTGCAGATCGAAAGCGGTGGCCCCGCTTGGTATCATCCCGGCCGTTCAGGCACGATCAAGCTCGGACCAAAGGTCGTTCTTGGCACGTTCGGTGAATTCCACCCGAAGACGCTGGAAACGCTTGATGTATCGGGCGCGCTATGCGGGTTCGAAATCTATGTGGATGCCATCCCCGAACCCAAGCAGAAGGCAACACGCACCAAGCCGCCGCTGGCATTGTCAGATTTCCAGACGGTGCGCCGTGATTTTGCATTCGTTGTCGACAGGTCCGTGGATGCGGCCTCTATCGTTCGTGCGGCGCTTGCCGGTGACAAGAAGCTCATCACAGGCGTTCAGGTGTTTGATCTGTTCGAGGGACCGTCCTTGGGTGCTGACAAGAAGTCCG
- the pheS gene encoding phenylalanine--tRNA ligase subunit alpha, translating to MDDLVQLESALVAQIEAANDEAAIEAVRVAALGKKGSISEKLKSLGSMSPEERQTQGPAINGLKNRVTEALASRKGTLKDAAITERLEKEKLDVTLPVRTAPAERGRIHPISQVVDEITAIFADMGFSIAEGPDVETDYYNFTALNFPEGHPAREMHDTFFFNPDENGERKLLRTHTSPVQIRTMEKQKPPIRIVIPGKTYRMDSDATHSPMFHQVEGLVIDKTANVANMKWVLEEFCKSFFEVPSLQMRFRPSFFPFTEPSLEVDIQCDRSGNEVKFGQGTDWMEILGCGMVHPNVLRHAGLDPDEYQGFAWGMGIDRIAMLKYGMPDLRDFFDADVRWLQHYGFRPLDMPTLFGGLST from the coding sequence ATGGACGATCTGGTACAACTGGAAAGCGCGCTGGTCGCGCAGATTGAGGCAGCCAATGACGAAGCGGCAATCGAGGCCGTCCGTGTCGCCGCACTTGGCAAGAAGGGCTCGATTTCGGAGAAGTTGAAATCGCTGGGTTCCATGTCGCCGGAAGAACGGCAGACGCAGGGACCTGCAATCAACGGTTTGAAGAATCGCGTCACCGAGGCTCTTGCCAGCCGCAAGGGAACGCTGAAAGACGCGGCGATTACCGAACGCCTTGAAAAGGAAAAGCTGGATGTCACCCTGCCCGTGCGCACAGCACCGGCTGAGCGCGGGCGCATCCATCCGATCAGTCAGGTGGTTGATGAAATCACGGCGATCTTTGCCGATATGGGTTTTTCAATTGCTGAAGGCCCTGATGTCGAGACCGACTATTACAATTTCACCGCGCTGAATTTCCCGGAAGGACATCCGGCACGGGAGATGCACGATACGTTTTTCTTCAACCCGGACGAAAATGGCGAGCGCAAGCTTTTGCGCACCCATACAAGCCCCGTGCAGATCCGCACCATGGAAAAGCAGAAGCCGCCGATTCGGATTGTCATCCCCGGCAAGACCTATCGTATGGATTCCGATGCAACGCACTCACCGATGTTCCATCAGGTGGAAGGGCTTGTCATCGACAAGACGGCCAATGTCGCCAACATGAAATGGGTTCTGGAGGAGTTCTGCAAATCCTTCTTCGAGGTTCCCTCGTTGCAGATGCGCTTCCGCCCGTCCTTCTTCCCGTTCACTGAGCCGTCACTGGAAGTCGATATCCAGTGCGACCGCTCGGGCAATGAAGTGAAGTTTGGTCAGGGTACCGACTGGATGGAAATCCTTGGTTGCGGCATGGTTCATCCGAATGTCCTGCGCCACGCCGGGCTTGATCCTGATGAATATCAGGGCTTTGCCTGGGGCATGGGCATTGATCGTATCGCCATGCTCAAATATGGCATGCCGGATCTGCGTGACTTCTTCGATGCCGATGTGCGCTGGCTGCAGCATTATGGCTTCCGTCCACTCGACATGCCGACATTGTTCGGTGGTCTGAGCACATGA